The genomic interval GTCTCCAAATATGCACTGGCCGGCATGCGTGTCGATCATCACAGCGGACTCACCCCCGAATTCGCCGCCGCCGAACACCTAAAGCTGGCCACCGCCGAACTGGATAAATTTCGACAGGCGGGGTTTGTCGCCGTACACGTTCTGCCCAGCGGACGAATTGCCAGCGGTCAGGGCGCCGTCGTGAATCTTAGTTCGCTGCCCCCCCGCGAATCACTCCTCTCGACGAATTCGTTCGCCACGCTCGAGCTCTTCGCACGTGGAGGCGACACCTATCCATCCACGAAAATGGGCGCTCACAGCCATCTTCGTCAGACCTTTCTGGATGCCGAACGGCACACCCGACAAGGGCGGCTCTTCTCTGAGAACGTCACGGGAATGGAACGCCCCGCCGCCGATCCCGTGTTTGACACTTTTACCGCCATCAAATCAGGACGACTTCGTACCCTCTTCCTCGCAAATGCACGCGATGACCTCGAACGCGCACTCAATTTCGCCGCTGAACATCAATTGCGAATTACCATCTGGGGCGGACTGGAAGCCGAGCGCGTCGCCGACCGACTGAAGAAAACGGAAACCGACGTCATTCTGCATGTCGATTTTGGCAATGAACCCAAACTCGATCCCCCCAAACCAAGCGATTCCGAATTCCCCGAACTGCCCGAACTGCAACGTGTCCGCGAACACAAACTCAGCGAATGGAAACGGCGCATCACTGGCCTGGCCGATCTACACAAGGCCGGTGTCCGATTTGCCATTTCCTCCCGCGATGGCAAGGCACCGGAAGACCTGCTGAAATCAATCCGACAGGCGATCACCTTTGGCCTTGATCGAAATGCCGCCCTGGCCGCCCTGACCACTCATCCCGCCGCAATCCTGGGTCTGGAAAAAGACCTCGGCACCATCACCGTGGGCCAACCCGCCAATCTCATTGCAATGACCGGCCCCTTTGATCATGAACAGTCCAAGGTGCGGCACGTCATCGTGAATGGACAGCGTTTCGAATACCACAAAGATGCCAAGCCGGTACCTCTGACGAAACCAGGCGACTCGCGAACACTGAACTTAGCGGGCGCCTGGGCCGTTGATATTCAAACCACAGAGGGAGCCCTCCGCGCATCTTTGGAGCTGACACAGACAGACCGGACGCTGGGAGGACGATTTCAGAGCGAGCAGGGCGACGGACGTGTCTCATCAGGAACCGCGACAAGCGATAGCTTCGACTTCACCGTCTCGATCGGCGCCGGTGATGCCACGATTCAACTCAAGTTTGATTCTGTCGGATGGAACTGGCAGTCCCCGAAAGACAAGACGCCTCCCGCGTCCGATCGCCCAGTCGACACGAACGCGGCTCAACCAACCGAGATCCACGGACATTTGAAGTCCCCCTTCGGATCAACCACGAAATGGTCGGCCAAAAAAGTGATCCCGGCCCAACCGCCGCAAACCACGGCTGTCCAATTGTCGGGAATCGACACGGCCGACACCGACGAGCCCCAGAAGGCCGCCCCGACGGGCGTCAGCGCCCTCACACCCGCGAATGTCGAATCGAACTCCAAGCCCGCCCCGGCCGCTCGGCGTGATCAGCCGCTGGAATTTCCCGCAGACCGCCGCGCACGGCCCCTCATCACCGGCGGCAGCGTCCTGATCCAACACGGAACAGTCCTGACCGCAACAGGTGCGACACTACCCAAGACCTCGATCCTGGTCCGTAGTGGCTCGATTGTCGCCATCGGCCCCGATCTTCAGCCTGACTCAGGAATGACGGTCATCGATGCCGCCGGGCGGTATGTCATGCCTGGAATCATCGACACCCACAGCCATATCATGATTTCGAACGGCATCAACGAATACACCGACTCCATTGTCTGCGACGTTCGGATTCGTGATGTCGTCAGCACCGACGATCCCAGTGAATATCGGGCTCTCGCCGGCGGAGTGACCACGGCCCGACTCCTCCATGGGTCTGCCAACTGCATCGGCGGGCAGGACGCTGTCGTGCAACTCAAGCACGGCCTGACCGCCGCCGAACACCTCTTTCCCGGTGCTCATTCCGGCGTGAAATTCGCCCTGGGAGAAAACGTCAAATCTCGTGGCGGAAGGTTCCCCAACACACGACTGGGCGTCGAAGCGACATTGAATCGAGCATTCCTGGAAGCGCTCGATTACCGCCGCGTGTGGCTGGCATATGAACAACGCAAGCAACAAGCCGGTGGTGCCGCGGATCGCCTGCTGCCTCCGCGACGCGACCTGCGGCTCGAGGCGCTCGTCGAGATCCTGAATCACCAGAAATTCATTCATTCACACTGCTACCGTGCTGATGAAATCCTGATGCTGCTTCGTGTCGCCGAGAATCACGGCATCCGAGTCTGGTCG from Schlesneria paludicola DSM 18645 carries:
- a CDS encoding amidohydrolase family protein, yielding MNLPRPQIITRHSSQANPHLDHGPISTNTLPNGPKPTTALQETSDVKQRPQSPHQWARAILLMLATIGLMTSNFAAADSSGFQVHTYAITNVQIVTAPGREPETGHIVVRFGRIAAVGNQAEIPADADVIRGDGLTVYPGFVDAGTTAFLDDTKPVPIEGRKAEVSKYALAGMRVDHHSGLTPEFAAAEHLKLATAELDKFRQAGFVAVHVLPSGRIASGQGAVVNLSSLPPRESLLSTNSFATLELFARGGDTYPSTKMGAHSHLRQTFLDAERHTRQGRLFSENVTGMERPAADPVFDTFTAIKSGRLRTLFLANARDDLERALNFAAEHQLRITIWGGLEAERVADRLKKTETDVILHVDFGNEPKLDPPKPSDSEFPELPELQRVREHKLSEWKRRITGLADLHKAGVRFAISSRDGKAPEDLLKSIRQAITFGLDRNAALAALTTHPAAILGLEKDLGTITVGQPANLIAMTGPFDHEQSKVRHVIVNGQRFEYHKDAKPVPLTKPGDSRTLNLAGAWAVDIQTTEGALRASLELTQTDRTLGGRFQSEQGDGRVSSGTATSDSFDFTVSIGAGDATIQLKFDSVGWNWQSPKDKTPPASDRPVDTNAAQPTEIHGHLKSPFGSTTKWSAKKVIPAQPPQTTAVQLSGIDTADTDEPQKAAPTGVSALTPANVESNSKPAPAARRDQPLEFPADRRARPLITGGSVLIQHGTVLTATGATLPKTSILVRSGSIVAIGPDLQPDSGMTVIDAAGRYVMPGIIDTHSHIMISNGINEYTDSIVCDVRIRDVVSTDDPSEYRALAGGVTTARLLHGSANCIGGQDAVVQLKHGLTAAEHLFPGAHSGVKFALGENVKSRGGRFPNTRLGVEATLNRAFLEALDYRRVWLAYEQRKQQAGGAADRLLPPRRDLRLEALVEILNHQKFIHSHCYRADEILMLLRVAENHGIRVWSLQHVLEGYKVAPEIVKHGASCSTFADWWAYKMEAFDAIPQNAALLHEAGANAVIKSDDWELIRHLYQEASKTVRYGNMPPDVALQAITLNPARELGLSDRIGSIEVGKQADLAIFSGHPLNAFSRCEQTLIAGEVYFTRDKQPTIMTPTTASRSATPSELKLIPPQERLTRIELDPAKATRYAIVGATLHPIDAADIPEGMLIVQDGKITALGQSVPLPDGIPVIRARGLHLYPGLIDAGTSVGLIEIGMIRATNDLSDSGQFQADLRAGIAVNPDSELIPVARAGGITTILCLPAGSGNMTSHYPTYGPTISGQASLIRLAGWTMPEMVFNMEAGLHVIWPSGKNRKSDIEDLARYLKEARVYDKARQLESESKPNSQSEPPSSPLILDPRYEAFRPYLRGDKPVFVEAETEQQIFDALQFANKEKLKIVLCGATDGWKVADSIRAANVPVIVGPVMRKPIEEFDPFDAPYANAGRLHEAGIALSFRSDTASNSRNVPFEAAMAVAYGLPESTALRAITLSSAEILGIADQVGSLTVGKRANLILTDGSPLQPTTQIKGIVIDGQAFQPESRQTKFYDKYRTRLHDQPK